The genomic segment ACCCAATTGGTCGCAGACCAGCCGGCCGTCGGTCTCGGAGTCCGGGTCGCTCTCGGCGTGGGGCAACAGGAGCGCGTGGACGCCCCCCGCGCCGAGGGCCTTGGCGGCCAGAGCGGCGCTGGTGGCGGAATCCACCCCGCCCGACACGCCGAGGACCACCTTGGAGAATCCCGCCCCCCGGACGTAACCCGCGATCCAGCCGGCCAGGTCCTCCGCCAGCTTCCCGTAATCGCGCTCGAAACGCCTACCCCGTGCCACCGCCCACCTCGCGTAATTCGTTATAAATCCGGACGAAGTCCTCCAGGGAGAGCTCCTGGGCCCCGACGCCGCCGATATAATCGCCCCCCAACTGGAGAGCCCGAATGACCAGATCCGCGAGACGGCGGGAAGC from the bacterium genome contains:
- a CDS encoding NAD(+) synthetase, which encodes MARGRRFERDYGKLAEDLAGWIAGYVRGAGFSKVVLGVSGGVDSATSAALAAKALGAGGVHALLLPHAESDPDSETDGRLVCDQLG